The following coding sequences lie in one Arabidopsis thaliana chromosome 3, partial sequence genomic window:
- the CRR2 gene encoding Tetratricopeptide repeat (TPR)-like superfamily protein (CHLORORESPIRATORY REDUCTION 2 (CRR2); CONTAINS InterPro DOMAIN/s: Pentatricopeptide repeat (InterPro:IPR002885); BEST Arabidopsis thaliana protein match is: Tetratricopeptide repeat (TPR)-like superfamily protein (TAIR:AT3G57430.1); Has 36401 Blast hits to 13536 proteins in 261 species: Archae - 0; Bacteria - 8; Metazoa - 92; Fungi - 72; Plants - 35786; Viruses - 0; Other Eukaryotes - 443 (source: NCBI BLink).), with protein sequence MFLSHPPQVIQPTYHTVNFLPRSPLKPPSCSVALNNPSISSGAGAKISNNQLIQSLCKEGKLKQAIRVLSQESSPSQQTYELLILCCGHRSSLSDALRVHRHILDNGSDQDPFLATKLIGMYSDLGSVDYARKVFDKTRKRTIYVWNALFRALTLAGHGEEVLGLYWKMNRIGVESDRFTYTYVLKACVASECTVNHLMKGKEIHAHLTRRGYSSHVYIMTTLVDMYARFGCVDYASYVFGGMPVRNVVSWSAMIACYAKNGKAFEALRTFREMMRETKDSSPNSVTMVSVLQACASLAALEQGKLIHGYILRRGLDSILPVISALVTMYGRCGKLEVGQRVFDRMHDRDVVSWNSLISSYGVHGYGKKAIQIFEEMLANGASPTPVTFVSVLGACSHEGLVEEGKRLFETMWRDHGIKPQIEHYACMVDLLGRANRLDEAAKMVQDMRTEPGPKVWGSLLGSCRIHGNVELAERASRRLFALEPKNAGNYVLLADIYAEAQMWDEVKRVKKLLEHRGLQKLPGRCWMEVRRKMYSFVSVDEFNPLMEQIHAFLVKLAEDMKEKGYIPQTKGVLYELETEEKERIVLGHSEKLALAFGLINTSKGEPIRITKNLRLCEDCHLFTKFISKFMEKEILVRDVNRFHRFKNGVCSCGDYW encoded by the coding sequence ATGTTTCTGTCTCACCCTCCTCAAGTAATACAACCAACTTATCATACAGTTAACTTCTTACCTCGCTCTCCTCTGAAGCCACCGTCGTGTTCCGTTGCTTTAAACAATCCTTCAATTTCCTCCGGCGCCGGAGCTAAAATCTCTAATAATCAGCTAATTCAATCATTGTGCAAAGAGGGTAAACTTAAACAAGCGATTCGCGTCTTGTCTCAGGAATCTAGCCCAAGTCAACAGACTTACGAGCTTCTGATTCTCTGCTGCGGTCATCGGAGCTCTCTTTCTGATGCTCTACGTGTTCATCGACATATTCTGGATAATGGGTCTGATCAAGATCCTTTTTTGGCTACGAAGCTTATTGGTATGTACTCGGATTTGGGTTCTGTGGATTATGCACGGAAGGTGTTCGATAAAACGCGTAAGAGAACTATATATGTCTGGAACGCTTTGTTTCGAGCCCTTACGTTAGCAGGTCATGGAGAAGAAGTGTTGGGTTTGTATTGGAAGATGAATAGGATTGGAGTTGAGTCAGATAGGTTCACATACACTTATGTTCTCAAGGCTTGTGTTGCATCGGAATGCACGGTGAATCATCTGATGAAAGGGAAAGAGATTCATGCACATCTTACTCGACGAGGTTACAGTTCTCATGTTTACATTATGACTACGTTGGTGGACATGTATGCTAGATTTGGCTGTGTGGATTATGCCAGCTATGTGTTTGGGGGAATGCCGGTGAGGAACGTTGTTTCTTGGAGCGCTATGATCGCCTGCTATGCAAAGAACGGGAAAGCTTTTGAAGCTCTGAGGACTTTCCGTGAAATGATGAGAGAAACCAAAGATTCATCTCCGAATTCTGTGACTATGGTTAGTGTGCTTCAAGCTTGTGCTTCGCTTGCGGCTTTAGAGCAAGGGAAATTGATTCATGGGTACATACTCAGACGGGGGCTTGACTCCATATTGCCAGTGATCAGTGCTCTTGTGACGATGTATGGTAGATGCGGTAAGCTTGAAGTGGGACAAAGAGTATTTGATCGAATGCATGACCGGGATGTTGTGTCCTGGAATTCCTTGATATCAAGCTATGGCGTTCACGGGTATGGAAAAAAAGCAATTCAGATATTTGAAGAGATGCTCGCCAACGGGGCTTCCCCAACTCCCGTAACATTTGTCAGCGTTTTGGGAGCTTGCAGCCACGAGGGTCTtgttgaagaaggaaagagactGTTTGAAACAATGTGGAGAGACCATGGGATAAAACCACAAATCGAACATTATGCTTGTATGGTTGATCTGTTAGGTCGGGCGAATAGGTTAGACGAGGCAGCAAAGATGGTACAAGACATGAGGACTGAACCAGGGCCTAAGGTTTGGGGTTCCCTTCTTGGTTCTTGTAGAATTCACGGTAATGTTGAGCTTGCAGAGCGGGCGAGTAGAAGGCTCTTTGCGCTTGAACCAAAAAATGCAGGGAACTATGTGTTGTTGGCAGACATTTACGCGGAAGCTCAGATGTGGGATGAGGTtaagagagtgaagaagctTCTAGAACACAGGGGACTGCAGAAGCTGCCTGGTCGATGCTGGATGGAAGTGAGGAGGAAAATGTACTCGTTTGTCTCGGTTGATGAGTTTAACCCTCTTATGGAACAGATTCATGCTTTCTTGGTTAAGTTAGCCGAAGATATGAAGGAGAAAGGGTACATACCACAGACCAAAGGAGTTCTGTATGAGcttgaaacagaagaaaaagagaggataGTGTTGGGACACAGTGAGAAACTTGCGTTGGCGTTTGGGCTGATAAATACATCGAAAGGAGAACCAATCAGAATCACGAAGAACTTGCGTTTGTGCGAGGACTGTCACTTGTTTACAAAGTTCATCTCGAAGTTTATGGAGAAAGAGATTCTAGTCAGAGATGTGAACCGGTTTCATCGATTCAAGAATGGAGTGTGTTCTTGTGGAGATTACTGGTAA
- the TOPP5 gene encoding type one serine/threonine protein phosphatase 5 (type one serine/threonine protein phosphatase 5 (TOPP5); CONTAINS InterPro DOMAIN/s: Metallophosphoesterase (InterPro:IPR004843), Serine/threonine-specific protein phosphatase/bis(5-nucleosyl)-tetraphosphatase (InterPro:IPR006186); BEST Arabidopsis thaliana protein match is: type one serine/threonine protein phosphatase 2 (TAIR:AT5G59160.3); Has 7127 Blast hits to 6926 proteins in 615 species: Archae - 78; Bacteria - 490; Metazoa - 2413; Fungi - 1415; Plants - 987; Viruses - 13; Other Eukaryotes - 1731 (source: NCBI BLink).): MAQQGQGSMDPAVLDDIIRRLLDYRNPKAGTKQAMLNDSEIRQLCFVSREIFLQQPCLLELAAPVKICGDIHGQYSDLLRLFEYGGFPPAANYLFLGDYVDRGKQSLETICLLLAYKIKYPENFFLLRGNHECASINRIYGFYDECKRRFNVKLWKVFTDTFNCLPVAAVIDEKILCMHGGLSPELINVEQIKNIERPTDVPDAGLLCDLLWSDPSKDVKGWGMNDRGVSYTFGADKVAEFLIKNDMDLVCRAHQVVEDGYEFFADRQLVTMFSAPNYCGEFDNAGALMSVDESLMCSFQILKPVDRRSRFF; encoded by the exons ATGGCGCAACAAGGGCAGGGAAGCATGGACCCTGCTGTTCTCGACGACATCATTCGTCGTTTACTTGATTACCGAAACCCTAAAGCTGGGACCAAACAAGCTATGCTCAACGATTCTGAGATCCGACAGCTTTGCTTTGTCTCTAGAGAGATATTTCTTCAACAGCCTTGTCTTCTTGAGCTCGCTGCCCCTGTTAAGATCTGCG GTGATATTCATGGTCAATACTCAGATTTATTGAGGCTTTTCGAGTATGGAGGTTTCCCTCCTGCAGCAAACTACTTATTCTTAGGAGATTACGTTGACCGCGGAAAGCAGAGTTTGGAGACTATTTGTCTTCTGCTTGCTTACAAGATCAAATACCCtgaaaacttttttctcttaagAGGAAACCATGAGTGTGCATCTATTAACAGAATTTACGGATTCTATGACGAATGTAAACGAAGATTCAACGTGAAGCTCTGGAAAGTGTTTACCGATACTTTTAACTGTCTCCCTGTGGCTGCTGTCATAGATGAAAAGATACTTTGTATGCATGGTGGACTATCTCCTGAGTTGATCAATGTGGAACAAATTAAGAACATAGAGCGTCCAACTGATGTTCCAGACGCTGGTTTGCTCTGTGACCTTCTTTGGTCTGATCCTAGTAAAGATGTCAAAGGCTGGGGGATGAATGATCGTGGTGTCTCCTACACTTTTGGTGCTGACAAAGTTGCTgagtttttaataaagaatgaTATGGATTTAGTCTGTCGTGCCCACCAG GTTGTAGAGGATGGGTATGAGTTCTTTGCTGATAGACAGCTTGTGACTATGTTTTCTGCTCCAAACTACTGTGGTGAATTTGACAATGCGGGTGCATTGATGAGTGTCGACGAAAGTTTAATGTGCTCTTTCCAAATTCTTAAGCCTGTGGATCGGAGGTCGCGGTTCttttga
- a CDS encoding Cysteine/Histidine-rich C1 domain family protein (Cysteine/Histidine-rich C1 domain family protein; FUNCTIONS IN: zinc ion binding; INVOLVED IN: intracellular signaling pathway; LOCATED IN: cellular_component unknown; EXPRESSED IN: root; CONTAINS InterPro DOMAIN/s: Protein kinase C-like, phorbol ester/diacylglycerol binding (InterPro:IPR002219), DC1 (InterPro:IPR004146), Zinc finger, PHD-type (InterPro:IPR001965), C1-like (InterPro:IPR011424); BEST Arabidopsis thaliana protein match is: Cysteine/Histidine-rich C1 domain family protein (TAIR:AT3G46810.1); Has 2034 Blast hits to 746 proteins in 49 species: Archae - 0; Bacteria - 0; Metazoa - 81; Fungi - 11; Plants - 1925; Viruses - 0; Other Eukaryotes - 17 (source: NCBI BLink).), whose protein sequence is MEKVELPVHEHPLFIFDRICMDTCKGCSVFGYFYGGYVCNEVGCDTLFHKECVESVPEIKHPSHPQHPLKLNLKCGRFCCSLCISGLQVGYHCSICDFNVHLVCARRPPSSTSSSSSSSPLPTSVDNSKVHQHPLLLSKNVETFLLKEGRNCNMCNTNIKINEKQLCECRLCNILFHLDCVGLIPNVYQTSHPKHPLKFLQYGAPEYAHEKCLLCKKKFKKLSNNYDRVYHCDVCNVTICKDYCMAKPPPVSVVSPTTHEHQLHLVPRLVNFTCNACGTAGDRSPYFCLQCNFMIHRACIDLPRVININRHNHRISYTSLLGHGNWTCGVCRKKVDGFYGAYSCSKCPSYAVHARCATRKDVWYKVELEGTPEEEEIAPFEVVDENLIKHFIHGHNLRLNKDGNHESKFCEACASKINNDPFYGCEQCDFILHETCASLPRKIRHVSNNKPLILSTDTYLKDSPRQRRHCSACFQNFSGFRYETQSRNLFGSATLDVRCSSIYEPFLHESHPHPLYFSLEGDTKCSACDITYSARDMLCCDECEFRLDFRCATLPRKVMNQRYDDHPLYLSYGENKEDGQLWCEVCETKVDPKEWLYTCNLCGIILHISCVVGDFSYHVPGHISSNKIANGVVVPNTSICRPHCSRCSSRCKLPYILQINDFYFCSNKCCGNTRNPRGRNYY, encoded by the coding sequence ATGGAAAAGGTAGAGTTACCAGTTCACGAGCATCCTTTGTTCATCTTTGATCGGATTTGTATGGACACTTGTAAAGGATGcagtgtttttggttatttttacgGTGGCTATGTTTGCAATGAGGTAGGTTGTGATACCCTCTTCCATAAGGAGTGCGTCGAGTCGGTACCAGAGATCAAACACCCTTCCCATCCTCAACATCCTCTCAAGCTCAACCTGAAATGTGGACGGTTTTGTTGTAGTTTGTGTATAAGTGGATTGCAAGTTGGTTATCATTGTTCAATATGCGACTTCAATGTGCATTTGGTTTGTGCAAGAAGACCTCCATCCTCAacttcatcctcatcctcatcttcGCCGCTACCTACTAGTGTTGATAATTCCAAAGTGCATCAGCATCCACTTCTACTCTCTAAGAACGTGGAGACGTTCTTACTAAAGGAAGGGCGCAATTGCAACATGTGCAACACgaatatcaaaatcaatgaaaaacAACTTTGTGAATGTCGTCTGTGCAATATCCTTTTCCATTTGGATTGTGTCGGGCTCATTCCAAACGTATACCAAACTTCTCATCCGAAACACCCTCTCAAGTTTCTCCAATACGGAGCACCAGAGTATGCTCACGAGAAATGCCTTCTTTGCAAGAAGAAGTTCAAAAAGTTATCTAACAACTATGATCGAGTTTACCACTGCGATGTTTGTAATGTCACCATTTGCAAGGATTACTGTATGGCGAAACCACCGCCAGTTTCTGTTGTGAGTCCTACGACCCATGAGCATCAACTCCACCTTGTTCCAAGACTAGTCAATTTTACTTGCAACGCTTGTGGGACGGCTGGTGATCGAAGTCCttatttttgtcttcaatGCAATTTCATGATCCATCGAGCTTGTATTGATTTACCCCGCGTGATAAATATCAATCGTCATAATCATCGCATCTCTTACACTAGTCTTCTTGGACACGGGAATTGGACATGTGGAGTTTGTCGTAAGAAAGTAGATGGGTTTTATGGGGCTTATTCTTGCTCGAAATGTCCTAGCTATGCTGTTCATGCAAGATGCGCGACGAGAAAGGATGTATGGTACAAAGTTGAACTAGAAGGAACACCGGAAGAGGAGGAAATTGCGCCATTCGAGGTGGTCGATGAGAATCTGATCAAGCACTTCATCCATGGCCATAATTTAAGACTCAACAAGGATGGTAACCACGAAAGCAAATTTTGTGAAGCATGTGCCTCCAAAATCAATAACGATCCGTTTTATGGTTGTGAGCAATGCGACTTTATTCTACATGAAACATGTGCTAGTCTGCCTAGAAAGATAAGGCATGTATCCAACAATAAACCTTTAATTCTATCGACAGATACATATTTGAAAGATTCTCCACGCCAAAGAAGACATTGTTCTGCTTGTTTCCAGAATTTCAGCGGTTTTAGGTACGAAACTCAGTCTCGTAATTTGTTTGGTTCCGCTACTCTAGATGTTCGTTGTAGTTCGATATATGAACCATTTCTCCATGAAAGCCATCCACATCCTTTATACTTCAGTCTTGAGGGGGATACAAAATGTTCTGCATGTGACATCACATATAGCGCCAGGGATATGTTGTGTTGTGATGAGTGTGAATTTCGGTTGGACTTCCGCTGCGCTACTTTACCTAGAAAGGTAATGAATCAGAGGTACGACGATCATCCTCTCTACTTGTCTTACGGTGAAAATAAGGAAGATGGTCAACTTTGGTGTGAGGTATGTGAAACAAAAGTAGATCCAAAGGAATGGTTGTATACATGTAATCTATGTGGAATCATTTTGCACATATCGTGTGTCGTGGGAGACTTCTCATATCACGTACCAGGAcacatttcatcgaacaaaATCGCAAATGGAGTAGTGGTACCCAACACTTCTATTTGTAGACCCCATTGTTCTAGGTGTTCTTCAAGATGCAAGCTTCCTTATATACTTCAAATCAACGACTTTTACTTTTGTTCTAATAAGTGTTGTGGGAATACTCGCAACCCTAGGGGTCGTAATTACTACTAA
- a CDS encoding Cysteine/Histidine-rich C1 domain family protein (Cysteine/Histidine-rich C1 domain family protein; FUNCTIONS IN: zinc ion binding; INVOLVED IN: intracellular signaling pathway; LOCATED IN: cellular_component unknown; EXPRESSED IN: root; CONTAINS InterPro DOMAIN/s: Protein kinase C-like, phorbol ester/diacylglycerol binding (InterPro:IPR002219), DC1 (InterPro:IPR004146), Zinc finger, PHD-type (InterPro:IPR001965), C1-like (InterPro:IPR011424); BEST Arabidopsis thaliana protein match is: Cysteine/Histidine-rich C1 domain family protein (TAIR:AT3G46800.1); Has 1825 Blast hits to 696 proteins in 45 species: Archae - 0; Bacteria - 0; Metazoa - 62; Fungi - 0; Plants - 1753; Viruses - 0; Other Eukaryotes - 10 (source: NCBI BLink).), which translates to MEKVVLRVHDHPLLPFERFYFGRCSGCSREGYFYGGYRCNELACFAVFHKECAESKPEISHHAHPKHLLKLGNRRQRCHLCERPVGIGYFCSICDFGMHLVCAKSPPLSLQPQLSSIENYKVHEHPLKPFKTAWLAETGNCKGCNYIIGNGDSAPFYECRRCKLYIHVTCLELFFTTDARHNSHLKHPLKYLKNGPPSYADHKCLLCGREFEDQQGQKYELYHCDVCNFSICISCQGNPPPLVVVTPKTHEHQLHLIPRLLDFTCNACGTQGDRSPYFCLQCNFMIHRGCIDLPRIININRHDHRISYICHLGQGNLKCGVCRKTVDGFYGAYSCSKCSSYVVHSLCATRKDVWDMVELEGTPEEEEIAPFEVVDENTIKHMSHDHDLIFNNDGINLHESKLCEACVSQINTDPFYSCELCGFILHQTCANMPRKKRHVLCNIPFSLQTDDSKDSSRLRRKCSLCLQHFTGFAYNLHIAYNSRTEVMDIRCGSIFEPFVHERHPHPLYYKFFTFSAVAKCDICHITRRHLLCCEECDFRLDFRCATLPKKVMKQRYDDHPLFLSYGENNVDGEYWCDVCEKRVDAKTWFYTCDACGVTLHVSCVVGDFSYHMPGPLSTVVSEYKMVPPAVVSLYKVVPNTSICRPLCSRCHTRCKLPCILETSEDGVNVYFCSNDCHKNPWESSYY; encoded by the coding sequence ATGGAAAAAGTGGTGCTACGGGTTCATGACCATCCTTTGTTACCCTTTGAACGCTTTTATTTTGGCCGTTGTTCCGGGTGCTCACGTGAAGGCTACTTTTATGGAGGCTACCGTTGCAATGAGTTGGCGTGTTTTGCGGTGTTCCATAAGGAGTGCGCTGAGTCCAAACCCGAGATCAGCCACCATGCCCATCCCAAGCATCTGCTTAAGCTTGGCAATAGACGTCAACGTTGTCATTTGTGTGAACGGCCGGTGGGAATTGGTTATTTTTGTTCGATATGTGACTTTGGTATGCATTTGGTTTGTGCGAAGTCCCCACCACTCTCACTTCAGCCACAACTCTCTAGTATTGAGAATTACAAGGTGCATGAACATCCTCTTAAACCTTTCAAAACAGCATGGCTTGCAGAAACTGGCAATTGCAAAGGGTGTAACTACATTATCGGCAATGGAGATAGCGCTCCTTTTTATGAATGTCGTCGGTGTAAACTTTACATTCATGTGACTTGCCTTGAGCTCTTTTTCACCACAGATGCACGCCACAACTCTCATCTCAAACACCCTctcaaatatctcaaaaatGGACCCCCGAGCTACGCCGACCATAAATGCCTTCTTTGCGGAAGAGAGTTTGAAGATCAACAAGGCCAAAAATATGAGCTTTATCACTGTGATGTTTGTAACTTCAGCATATGCATTTCTTGTCAGGGAAACCCACCACCACTAGTTGTTGTTACTCCGAAGACCCACGAGCATCAACTTCACCTCATTCCAAGACTTCTTGATTTTACTTGCAATGCTTGTGGGACACAAGGTGACCGAAGCCCttatttttgtcttcaatGCAATTTCATGATTCATCGAGGTTGTATCGACTTACCCCGCATCATAAACATCAACCGCCATGATCATCGCATCTCTTACATTTGTCATCTCGGACAAGGGAATTTGAAATGCGGAGTTTGCCGCAAAACAGTGGATGGGTTCTACGGGGCTTATTCCTGCTCGAAATGTTCTAGTTACGTTGTTCATTCATTATGTGCAACTAGAAAAGATGTATGGGACATGGTAGAACTAGAAGGAAcaccggaagaagaagaaattgcgCCATTCGAGGTGGTTGATGAGAACACAATAAAGCACATGAGTCATGATCATGATTTAATATTCAACAATGATGGTATAAATCTCCATGAAAGCAAGCTTTGTGAAGCATGCGTCTCCCAGATCAATACTGATCCGTTCTATAGTTGTGAGCTATGCGGTTTTATTTTACATCAAACATGTGCTAATATGCCTAGGAAGAAAAGGCATGTTTTGTGCAACATACCCTTCTCTCTACAAACAGACGATAGCAAGGATTCTTCACGCctaagaagaaaatgtagtCTTTGTCTCCAACATTTCACTGGATTTGCGTATAATCTGCATATTGCGTATAACTCGCGTACCGAAGTTATGGATATACGATGTGGTTCGATATTTGAACCATTTGTTCATGAAAGGCATCCACATCCTTTATACTACAAGTTCTTCACCTTTTCGGCGGTTGCGAAGTGCGACATCTGTCACATAACAAGAAGGCATTTGTTATGTTGTGAAGAGTGTGACTTTAGGTTGGATTTCAGGTGCGcaactttaccaaaaaaagtaatGAAGCAAAGGTACGATGACCATCCACTTTTCTTGTCTTATGGTGAAAATAATGTGGATGGTGAATACTGGTGTGACGTATGTGAAAAAAGGGTAGATGCAAAGACATGGTTCTATACATGTGATGCTTGTGGGGTCACTTTACATGTTTCTTGCGTTGTGGGTGACTTCTCCTATCATATGCCAGGACCATTATCAACCGTAGTTAGCGAATACAAAATGGTACCGCCCGCGGTAGTAAGCTTATACAAAGTGGTGCCAAACACTTCGATTTGTAGACCACTTTGCTCCAGGTGTCACACTAGATGCAAACTCCCTTGCATTCTTGAAACCTCCGAGGATGGTGTTAATGTTTACTTTTGTTCTAATGATTGTCATAAAAATCCTTGGGAGTCGTCGTATTATTAG